The nucleotide window ACTCCTCGAGCGGATCGCGCGAATGCCGGTCAACCAGCTGGTGATGGCCAAACTCGCACTCAACAGTGCGCTCCTGGCGCAGGGAGTGGCCAACTCGGGGATGATCAGCACGGTGTTCGACGGGATCTCCCGTCACACCCGGGAGGGATACGCCTTCCAGCAGCGCGCCGCGACCGCCGGTTTCCGCGAGGCCGTCCGCGAGCGCGACGAGATCAACGGCGACTGGAAGCGGGCCCAGTTCCGTCCGCCGCCGGAGTGATCCCGCGCCCTGAGCTGCGAGGGTGCGGACCCCACTCCTCCCTCTCCAGACGCGAGCGCAAGCCCCACTGCTCCCTCTCCAGATGCGAGCGCAAGCCCCCCTGCTCCCTCTCCAGATGCGAGCGAAGCAACCACCCCCTGCTCCCTCTCCAGATGCGAGCGAAGCAGCCACCCCCTGCTCCCTGAGGTGCGAGGAGCGCAAGCGACGAGCCTCGAAGGGTCCGGCGAGATCAGGACGCGTCGGGCACGAGGTCGACATCCCCCGGCGCGGACAGGGTCAGCACCGCTTCGGCTATCCGCGGGTCGCGCTCCAGCTCGTTCTCCAGTTGGCGTAGGGCGACGGCGACCGAGGACTCCACGTCGTCGCCCGCGAAATCGACTGCGGCGACAAGGAACAGTTGAACGGGCCCGGTGTACTCGACATGTAGGTAGGTCACGCGATCGATGTTGCTGTGCGCGAGCAGGTCCCGGAGAACCCGTTGCTGGACCGCGTCGTCGACCGCCTGCCCGAGCAGGAACCGTCGGTTCTGGTTGATCAGGACGATCGCGACGACGCCGAGGAGCAGGCCCACCAGGATGGACCCGATCGCGTCGTACGTGGCCGACCCGGTGACCTGGTGCAGGAGCACGCCGACGAAGGCGATCGCCAGGCCGATGAGCGCCGCCGCGTCCTCGGCGAAGACGGCGCGCAGGGTCGGGTCGGATGTGGCGAACACCTGACGGAGCAGGCTGATCCGGCGCTTGACCGCGCCGCGCTTCGCCTGCTGGTAGGACCGGACGAAGGAGATGCCCTCGAGCACCGCGGCGATCGCCAGAACCGCGTAGGCGATGCCGTAATCCGTGGCCGGTTCCGGCGACAGCAGTTCGGAGATGCCGTGCTGGACCGACACCGCCGCGCCGACGGCGAACAGTCCGAACGCGGCGAACATCGACCAGATGTAGGCCTCGCGTCCGTATCCCTGCGGATGGCGGGAGTCCCGAGGCCGATGGGCGCGACGTTCCGCGATCAGCAGCAGGATCTCGTTCCCGGTGTCGGCCCACGAGTGCGCCGCCTCGGCGACGAGCGACGCCGACCCGGTGATCATCGCCGCGCCGGTCTTGGCAACGGCGATCAGCAGGTTCGAGACGAAGGCGATGACGACCGTCAGGAAACTCTCGCTCGGGCCTGCGGATTCGTGCTGTGTTTCGGGACGGGGAGACACCGCGCCCAGTCTCCCACACGAGGGGTCCCCGGCGGTCCCATCCGGGCGGAGGGGTGCGGGAGCGGGCCTACACTCCGTGGGGTGGCAGACCATCCCGACGATCGACCCGCCGACGGCGCCCCGAGTCCTGAGGTCATGGAGCTCGCAACGCTGCTCTTCGACATGGCCCGCGACGGGGACACCGAGACGCTGAGCGGTTATCTGGACGCCGGCGTCCCGGCGGATCTGCGGAACCAATCCGGTGACTCGCTGCTCATGCTCGCGGCCTACAACGGGCACGCGTCGACGGTGTCGGCTCTCCTCGACCGCGGCGCCGACGCCGACCTCCCGAACGACAAGGGTCAGACGCCGCTCGCGGGCGCGGTGTTCAAGGGTTTCGACGACGTGGTGCGCGTCCTCGTCGCCGCCGGGGCCGACCCGCACGGCGGAACCCCGACCGCCGACACCGCGGCGTCGATGTTCGGCCGTGAGGATCTGCGCCGTCTGTGGACCTGAGTCCGCCGGCCGGACCGTGGCGGCGTGATCGGGTTCGCACCGCGCTCTCAAGTAGGGTTTGAAGTCGTGATCGACCTGAAGACTGTTCGCGACAACCCC belongs to Gordonia sp. KTR9 and includes:
- a CDS encoding ankyrin repeat domain-containing protein, whose product is MADHPDDRPADGAPSPEVMELATLLFDMARDGDTETLSGYLDAGVPADLRNQSGDSLLMLAAYNGHASTVSALLDRGADADLPNDKGQTPLAGAVFKGFDDVVRVLVAAGADPHGGTPTADTAASMFGREDLRRLWT
- a CDS encoding cation diffusion facilitator family transporter, which translates into the protein MSPRPETQHESAGPSESFLTVVIAFVSNLLIAVAKTGAAMITGSASLVAEAAHSWADTGNEILLLIAERRAHRPRDSRHPQGYGREAYIWSMFAAFGLFAVGAAVSVQHGISELLSPEPATDYGIAYAVLAIAAVLEGISFVRSYQQAKRGAVKRRISLLRQVFATSDPTLRAVFAEDAAALIGLAIAFVGVLLHQVTGSATYDAIGSILVGLLLGVVAIVLINQNRRFLLGQAVDDAVQQRVLRDLLAHSNIDRVTYLHVEYTGPVQLFLVAAVDFAGDDVESSVAVALRQLENELERDPRIAEAVLTLSAPGDVDLVPDAS